A genomic window from Streptococcus sanguinis includes:
- a CDS encoding threonine/serine exporter family protein, with protein MTEKGIREKAKDFNLAVDVIMLAGTLLLQSGSETYRVEDTMIRIAHSQGIIDCNALAMPVAIFFSIENTNVSRMKRNLKTNYNIEKVCDVNQVSRQLVTGEISLQEAFDELNRLKVKELPYNNKQLIAAATLSAPFFSIMFGGNFYDALGAAIATFFGFAFSLYVDKYIRIPFVTAFAGAFVFGLLAHIWTRYSGFNSTDDLIIAGSVMPFVPGIALTNSVRDIMTNHINSGMSKLFESLLITLALGAGTSVALLIMK; from the coding sequence ATGACAGAGAAAGGTATCAGGGAAAAAGCCAAAGATTTCAATCTGGCGGTAGATGTTATCATGCTGGCTGGAACACTACTGCTACAGAGCGGATCCGAGACTTATCGGGTGGAAGACACCATGATTCGTATCGCTCATTCGCAAGGGATTATTGACTGCAATGCCTTAGCAATGCCAGTGGCTATTTTCTTTTCGATTGAAAATACAAATGTTTCACGGATGAAGCGCAATCTCAAGACCAACTACAATATCGAGAAGGTCTGCGATGTCAATCAGGTCTCCCGTCAGTTGGTAACAGGAGAAATCAGCCTTCAAGAGGCTTTTGATGAGCTGAATCGCCTCAAAGTTAAGGAGCTGCCCTATAACAACAAGCAGCTAATCGCTGCCGCAACGCTCAGTGCTCCCTTCTTCTCCATCATGTTTGGCGGAAACTTCTACGATGCTTTGGGGGCTGCCATTGCTACCTTCTTTGGCTTTGCCTTCTCTTTGTATGTTGACAAATATATCCGTATCCCTTTTGTGACAGCTTTTGCTGGAGCCTTCGTCTTTGGACTGCTGGCTCATATCTGGACACGCTATTCTGGTTTTAACTCCACAGATGATTTGATTATTGCGGGTTCTGTCATGCCTTTTGTGCCTGGCATTGCTCTGACCAACTCTGTGCGTGACATCATGACCAACCATATCAACTCTGGGATGAGCAAGCTCTTTGAATCGCTCCTCATCACTCTTGCTCTCGGTGCAGGTACCTCTGTCGCCCTCCTTATTATGAAATAA
- a CDS encoding threonine/serine exporter family protein — MTILTFLLQAVASLLAIITFLIVLNVQRSMLIPGGVLGMAIWLLYLLLKGPTNVIIATFVAAIIGSCVSQILSIIYKTPAVVFILAILAPLVPGYISYRTTAFLVTGDYSQAMIHATLVVILALVISIGMASGTVVLKLYHYLKKRQTKLTANKQ; from the coding sequence ATGACAATCTTGACTTTCTTACTGCAAGCAGTTGCCAGCCTACTGGCCATCATTACCTTTTTAATCGTTCTAAATGTTCAGCGCAGTATGCTGATTCCCGGCGGAGTGCTGGGAATGGCTATTTGGCTACTCTATCTCCTGCTCAAAGGACCGACTAACGTCATCATAGCAACCTTTGTGGCTGCTATCATTGGTTCCTGCGTCAGCCAAATCCTCAGTATTATCTACAAAACGCCTGCAGTCGTCTTTATCCTGGCCATTCTTGCGCCTCTGGTTCCAGGCTACATTTCCTATCGGACGACTGCCTTCCTTGTCACTGGTGACTACAGCCAGGCTATGATTCACGCCACTCTGGTGGTCATTCTGGCCTTGGTCATCTCGATCGGCATGGCCAGCGGCACCGTCGTACTCAAGCTCTACCACTACTTAAAAAAACGTCAAACCAAACTCACAGCAAACAAACAGTAG
- a CDS encoding hydroxymethylglutaryl-CoA synthase yields MTIGIDKIGFATSNYVLKLNDLAIARDTDPEKLSKGLLLKELSIAPLTEDIVTLGAAAAEPILTAEDKEKIDMVIVATESGIDQSKAAAVFVHGLLGIQPFARSFEIKEACYGATAALDYAKLHIEKHPDSKVLVLASDIAKYGINTPGEPTQGAGAISMLISSNPRILAFNDDNVAQTRDVMDFWRPNYSTTPYVNGLYSTQQYLDSLKTTWTEYQKRHKLALKDFAAYCFHLPYPKLALKGLNKIMDKSLPQEQQDQLRENFEASILYSQKVGNIYTGSLFLGLLSLLENSDNLKAGDRIALFGYGSGAVSEIFSANLVEGYEKHLSKTRLEELDQRQALSIPDYERIFFEEAELDAEGNASFSGYENQSFALAEIAEHQRKYIKVEKSS; encoded by the coding sequence ATGACAATCGGAATCGACAAAATCGGTTTTGCAACCAGTAATTATGTTTTAAAATTAAATGATTTAGCAATAGCACGAGATACTGACCCAGAAAAGCTTAGCAAGGGTCTCTTGCTCAAGGAACTCAGCATTGCTCCTCTGACTGAGGATATTGTTACCTTGGGAGCAGCGGCAGCAGAGCCCATTCTGACAGCAGAGGACAAAGAAAAGATTGATATGGTCATCGTGGCTACTGAATCAGGAATTGACCAGAGCAAGGCGGCGGCCGTTTTTGTCCACGGTCTTTTAGGCATCCAGCCCTTTGCCCGCAGCTTTGAAATCAAGGAAGCCTGCTATGGAGCAACTGCTGCACTGGACTATGCCAAGCTCCATATCGAAAAACATCCAGACAGCAAAGTTTTGGTGTTAGCTAGTGATATTGCCAAGTATGGCATTAACACACCGGGAGAGCCAACGCAGGGAGCGGGAGCTATTTCTATGCTGATTAGTAGCAATCCTCGTATCCTCGCTTTCAATGATGATAATGTAGCTCAGACCCGCGATGTCATGGATTTTTGGCGCCCAAATTACTCGACAACACCTTATGTCAACGGGCTCTATTCAACCCAGCAGTATCTGGATAGCTTAAAGACAACTTGGACGGAGTACCAAAAACGCCACAAGCTGGCTCTCAAAGATTTTGCGGCCTACTGCTTCCACCTGCCTTATCCAAAATTGGCCCTTAAAGGCCTCAATAAAATCATGGATAAAAGCCTGCCCCAAGAGCAGCAAGACCAGCTTAGAGAGAACTTTGAAGCCTCTATTCTCTACAGCCAAAAAGTTGGAAATATCTATACAGGCTCCCTCTTCCTAGGCCTCCTATCTCTTTTAGAAAACTCTGACAACCTCAAGGCTGGCGATCGGATTGCCCTTTTCGGCTATGGCAGCGGAGCTGTCTCTGAAATCTTTAGTGCCAATTTGGTAGAGGGCTATGAAAAGCATCTATCCAAGACACGCCTAGAGGAATTAGACCAGCGTCAGGCTCTTTCCATCCCGGATTACGAGCGCATCTTTTTTGAAGAAGCTGAGCTGGATGCGGAAGGCAATGCCAGCTTCTCTGGCTATGAAAACCAAAGCTTTGCTCTGGCGGAAATTGCAGAGCACCAGCGTAAGTATATCAAAGTTGAGAAATCATCATGA
- a CDS encoding hydroxymethylglutaryl-CoA reductase, degradative produces MKVNWTGFSKKTPAERLQMLREKELLQDEHWQRLDSQQTLPLETANQMSENVLATLALPYSLVPDFLVDGKTYQVPFVTEEPSVVAAASFAAKIIKRSGGFETKVHKRQMIGQIALHQVEKVDQAIKDVLKKKKELLEQANQAYPSIVARGGGARDFWLEQKEDFLIFYLSVDTQEAMGANMLNTMLETLTLSLEELTGGKSLMAILSNYATDSLVTARCVIDYRFLSRDKAEAELLADKMQLASKLAQVDPYRAATHNKGIFNGIDALVLATGNDWRALEAGAHAYASREGSYRGLSTWTADPVTRQLRGQMTLPMPIATKGGSIGLNPTVAASFDLLGQPQAKDLASLIVSVGLAQNFAALKALVSTGIQAGHMKLQAKSLALQAGAQDEEITAVVSRLTAKKTFNLAAAQEILADLRKQDK; encoded by the coding sequence ATGAAAGTAAACTGGACTGGATTTTCTAAAAAAACTCCTGCTGAACGGCTGCAGATGTTGAGAGAAAAGGAACTTTTACAAGATGAACATTGGCAGCGGCTAGACAGTCAGCAGACTTTGCCTTTGGAAACAGCCAACCAGATGAGTGAAAATGTACTGGCCACTCTGGCCCTGCCCTACTCTCTGGTGCCAGACTTTCTGGTGGATGGTAAGACCTATCAAGTTCCTTTTGTGACAGAAGAGCCATCTGTGGTAGCAGCGGCTAGCTTTGCCGCTAAGATTATCAAACGTTCAGGCGGATTTGAGACAAAGGTCCACAAACGCCAGATGATTGGGCAGATTGCCCTCCATCAGGTTGAAAAAGTTGACCAAGCCATCAAAGATGTTCTCAAAAAAAAGAAAGAGTTGCTGGAACAGGCCAACCAAGCCTATCCATCAATTGTGGCCCGTGGTGGTGGAGCTAGAGATTTCTGGCTGGAGCAAAAGGAAGACTTCCTCATTTTCTATCTATCTGTGGATACGCAGGAAGCCATGGGAGCCAATATGCTCAACACTATGCTGGAGACCCTCACCCTTTCTCTGGAAGAGCTGACTGGCGGTAAGAGTCTGATGGCTATCCTATCAAACTATGCAACAGATAGCCTGGTAACGGCCCGCTGTGTCATTGACTATCGCTTTCTCAGCCGAGATAAGGCTGAAGCGGAGCTACTTGCCGATAAGATGCAGCTAGCTAGCAAGCTAGCCCAGGTCGACCCTTACCGAGCAGCTACCCACAATAAAGGCATCTTTAATGGTATTGATGCTTTGGTATTGGCTACTGGAAATGACTGGAGGGCTCTGGAAGCCGGTGCGCATGCCTATGCCAGCCGAGAAGGAAGCTACCGCGGCCTCTCTACTTGGACGGCAGACCCAGTCACACGCCAGCTTCGTGGTCAGATGACCCTGCCCATGCCCATTGCGACTAAGGGAGGGTCCATTGGCCTCAATCCCACAGTGGCAGCCAGTTTTGACTTGCTAGGGCAGCCTCAGGCCAAGGACTTAGCTTCCCTCATCGTTTCAGTCGGATTGGCACAAAACTTCGCTGCTCTCAAAGCCCTGGTCAGCACTGGCATCCAAGCCGGACACATGAAATTGCAAGCTAAATCTTTAGCATTGCAGGCTGGAGCCCAAGACGAAGAAATTACTGCTGTCGTCAGTCGTTTAACAGCCAAGAAGACTTTCAACCTCGCTGCTGCTCAGGAAATACTAGCTGACTTACGAAAACAGGACAAGTAG
- a CDS encoding IS30 family transposase, with protein MIYTHLTTNELVMIEAYYKEGIKVTDIIKALGRSKQTIYNVINYLKEGHSAYDYYERYKVNKKRCGRNKTRLIQSEKNFIQTHLEQNWSLDVIKGTYPDRVSCSMRTLYRLADRGILKKEDLPWKGKRKPNGHSEKRGKQAFRRDLRERAAIYPNFKTEFGHLEGDTIVGEKHKSAVITLVERLSKAIITLKTNGRKASDIEVSINQWLSQVPSHLFKSITFDCGKEFSNWKSISNAHDIDIFFADPGCPGQRGLNEHSNGLLRRNGLPKQMDFTAISQNYLSAIADKRNRIPRKSLNYQTPYQVFLSYLKSLT; from the coding sequence ATGATCTATACTCATCTTACCACAAACGAGCTTGTAATGATAGAGGCTTACTACAAAGAAGGTATAAAAGTTACAGATATTATAAAAGCTCTTGGAAGATCAAAACAGACCATCTACAATGTCATCAACTATCTGAAAGAAGGGCACTCTGCCTATGACTACTATGAACGGTATAAAGTCAATAAGAAACGATGTGGTCGGAATAAAACAAGGCTTATACAATCAGAAAAAAATTTTATCCAAACTCATTTGGAACAAAATTGGAGCCTTGATGTCATTAAAGGAACTTATCCAGATAGGGTTTCTTGTTCTATGAGAACTCTCTATCGACTAGCAGACCGTGGTATTCTAAAGAAAGAGGATCTCCCTTGGAAAGGCAAAAGAAAACCAAATGGTCATAGCGAAAAACGAGGAAAACAAGCGTTTCGCAGAGATTTACGTGAGAGAGCAGCCATTTATCCTAATTTTAAGACAGAATTTGGTCATCTAGAAGGGGATACCATTGTTGGCGAGAAACACAAAAGTGCGGTTATTACCTTGGTAGAACGCCTCTCAAAAGCCATCATCACACTGAAAACTAATGGACGGAAAGCAAGTGATATTGAGGTTTCCATCAATCAATGGTTGTCTCAAGTTCCCAGCCATCTTTTTAAGTCGATAACTTTTGATTGTGGGAAAGAATTTTCTAATTGGAAGTCTATTTCGAATGCGCATGACATTGATATTTTCTTTGCGGATCCAGGCTGTCCTGGTCAAAGAGGCCTCAATGAACATTCTAATGGCTTATTAAGACGAAATGGATTACCGAAACAAATGGATTTTACTGCTATTTCTCAAAATTATTTATCAGCTATCGCTGATAAAAGAAATAGAATTCCTAGGAAATCTTTAAATTATCAAACACCATACCAAGTTTTTCTGAGTTACTTGAAAAGTCTAACTTAA
- a CDS encoding type 2 isopentenyl-diphosphate Delta-isomerase — MMSQNRKDDHIKYALEQRPGYNSFDEMELVHRSLPKYDLAEIDLSTHFAGRDWEFPFYINAMTGGSQKGGQINEKLAQVAESCGLLFVTGSYSAALKNPSDPSYRVAAGRPNLLLATNIGLDKPYQAAQQAVADLQPLFLQVHVNLMQELLMPEGEREFRSWRQHLTDYSQLLDLPLILKEVGFGMDRSTVEEARSLGIQTFDISGRGGTSFAYIENQRGGNRDYLNDWGQSTLQSLLALQPLRDEVELLASGGVRHPLDIIKALVLGAKAVGLSRTMLDLVENHSVEEVIDIVGGWKSDLRLIMCALSCRNLQELKSVPYLLYGRLKEAQEQIQ, encoded by the coding sequence ATGATGAGCCAGAATCGTAAGGACGACCATATCAAATATGCTTTAGAGCAGCGTCCGGGTTATAACAGTTTTGATGAAATGGAACTGGTTCACCGCTCTTTGCCCAAGTACGATTTGGCAGAGATTGACCTATCTACTCACTTTGCTGGCCGTGACTGGGAGTTTCCCTTTTACATCAATGCCATGACTGGCGGCAGTCAAAAGGGCGGTCAAATCAATGAAAAGCTGGCTCAAGTAGCTGAAAGTTGTGGCCTTCTTTTTGTAACTGGCTCTTACAGCGCAGCCTTGAAAAATCCTTCTGATCCTTCCTATCGGGTGGCGGCTGGTCGGCCTAATTTATTGCTGGCTACCAATATCGGCTTGGACAAGCCTTATCAAGCCGCCCAGCAGGCAGTAGCTGATTTGCAACCACTTTTTCTGCAGGTCCATGTCAATCTCATGCAGGAATTGCTGATGCCAGAGGGCGAACGGGAGTTTCGTTCTTGGCGCCAGCACTTGACTGATTATAGTCAGTTGCTGGACCTTCCCCTAATTCTTAAAGAAGTTGGCTTTGGAATGGATCGATCTACTGTCGAAGAAGCGCGCTCCTTGGGAATTCAGACTTTTGATATTTCCGGCCGGGGCGGCACTAGCTTTGCCTATATTGAGAATCAGCGGGGTGGCAATCGTGACTACCTCAATGATTGGGGACAATCTACTCTGCAGAGCCTATTGGCGCTTCAACCATTGCGCGATGAGGTCGAACTCTTGGCTAGTGGAGGTGTCCGCCATCCTTTGGATATAATCAAAGCCTTGGTCTTAGGAGCCAAGGCGGTCGGCCTTTCTCGTACCATGCTAGACTTGGTAGAAAATCACTCAGTGGAAGAGGTTATTGATATTGTAGGAGGCTGGAAATCGGATCTGCGCCTCATCATGTGCGCCCTGTCTTGCCGAAACTTGCAAGAACTAAAGAGTGTTCCCTATTTACTCTACGGTCGGCTAAAAGAAGCTCAGGAACAGATTCAATAA
- a CDS encoding phosphomevalonate kinase, with amino-acid sequence MKASARVQTCGKLYLAGEYAVLTAGQPAIIKAIPIYMTGEIQTASAYRLTSDMFGHSANLEPDPDYALIQETVAVMNAYLLTLGYQLQPFSLKISGKMEKDGKKFGIGSSGSVVVLTLKAMAALYELDLELELLFKLASYVLLKCGDNGSMGDLACIAYEDLIYYRSFDRELVRKRMDKVDLQQLLAEDWGFAIRSIKPCLAMDFLVGWTKQPAISKDLVNQVKSAISESFLTGSRTQVDALERALLAGEKFAIQSSLEKASQLLERLSPAIYTDRLKVLKEAAEGLNCVAKSSGAGGGDCGIALSFDAASSNQLIQAWQEAGIELLYRERMGHDEPES; translated from the coding sequence ATGAAAGCTAGTGCAAGAGTCCAAACCTGCGGCAAGCTTTATCTGGCGGGTGAATATGCAGTGCTGACGGCCGGTCAGCCAGCCATTATCAAGGCCATCCCTATCTATATGACGGGAGAAATCCAGACAGCCTCTGCCTATCGCTTGACATCAGATATGTTTGGTCATAGTGCTAACCTAGAGCCAGATCCTGATTATGCCTTGATTCAGGAGACGGTAGCAGTTATGAACGCTTATTTGCTGACCTTAGGCTACCAACTTCAGCCTTTTTCTCTGAAGATTAGCGGCAAGATGGAAAAAGATGGCAAGAAGTTCGGGATTGGCTCCAGCGGTAGTGTTGTTGTTCTAACTCTCAAGGCTATGGCAGCACTTTACGAGCTGGACCTAGAGCTAGAGCTACTCTTTAAGCTGGCTTCCTACGTCCTCCTCAAGTGCGGAGACAATGGCTCCATGGGAGATTTGGCCTGTATTGCTTATGAAGATCTGATTTACTACCGGTCTTTTGATAGAGAGCTGGTCCGCAAGCGTATGGACAAGGTTGATTTACAGCAATTACTAGCAGAGGATTGGGGTTTTGCAATTCGCAGTATTAAGCCTTGCTTAGCCATGGATTTTCTAGTTGGCTGGACCAAGCAGCCGGCGATTTCTAAGGACTTAGTCAATCAGGTCAAGTCAGCTATTTCAGAGTCTTTTTTGACAGGAAGTAGGACGCAGGTTGATGCTTTGGAGAGAGCTTTATTAGCAGGAGAGAAGTTCGCTATTCAGTCTAGTCTGGAAAAGGCTAGCCAGCTCTTAGAAAGGCTCAGCCCAGCTATTTATACAGACAGGCTGAAAGTCTTAAAAGAAGCGGCAGAGGGACTGAACTGTGTGGCTAAGAGCAGTGGTGCCGGTGGTGGCGACTGCGGGATTGCTCTCAGCTTTGATGCCGCATCTAGCAACCAACTGATTCAAGCCTGGCAAGAAGCTGGCATTGAGCTATTATACAGAGAAAGGATGGGCCATGATGAGCCAGAATCGTAA
- the mvaD gene encoding diphosphomevalonate decarboxylase: MDRKPVSVKSYANIAIVKYWGKKNAEKMIPSTSSISLTLENMYTETQLSPLPDTATGDEFYIDGQLQSPAEHAKISKIIDRFRSPEDGFVRVDTSNNMPTAAGLSSSSSGLSALVKACNAYFQTGYQTEELAQLAKFASGSSARSFFGPLAAWDKDSGAIYPVKTDLKLAMIMLVLHDEKKPISSRDGMELCAKTSTIFPDWIAQSALDYQAMLGYLQDNDFAKVGQLTEENALRMHATTEKAYPPFSYLTEESYQAMNAVRKLREQGERCYFTMDAGPNVKVLCLEEDLDHLVAIFEKDYRLIVSKTKDLSDES; the protein is encoded by the coding sequence ATGGATCGAAAGCCTGTAAGTGTCAAATCCTATGCCAATATTGCAATTGTCAAATATTGGGGGAAGAAAAATGCAGAAAAGATGATTCCGTCTACCAGCAGTATCTCACTGACACTGGAAAATATGTATACCGAGACCCAGCTGAGTCCTTTGCCGGATACAGCGACTGGAGATGAGTTTTATATTGACGGTCAGCTGCAAAGCCCGGCAGAACATGCCAAAATCAGTAAGATTATTGACCGTTTTCGCTCTCCAGAAGATGGTTTTGTCCGAGTTGATACCAGTAACAATATGCCAACAGCAGCGGGTCTGTCTTCCAGCTCCAGCGGTCTGTCAGCCCTAGTCAAGGCCTGCAATGCCTATTTTCAGACGGGCTATCAGACGGAAGAACTGGCTCAGCTGGCCAAGTTTGCTTCAGGGTCCTCTGCTCGCTCTTTCTTTGGTCCGCTAGCGGCCTGGGATAAGGACAGTGGGGCCATCTATCCAGTCAAGACGGATTTAAAGCTAGCCATGATTATGCTGGTTCTGCACGATGAGAAAAAGCCCATTTCCAGCCGCGACGGTATGGAGCTCTGTGCTAAAACTTCCACGATTTTCCCAGATTGGATTGCCCAGTCTGCCTTGGATTATCAGGCCATGCTAGGCTATTTGCAGGACAATGATTTTGCCAAGGTTGGTCAGCTGACGGAAGAAAATGCGCTTAGGATGCATGCTACAACAGAAAAAGCTTATCCTCCCTTTTCTTATCTGACAGAGGAGTCTTACCAAGCTATGAATGCTGTCAGAAAGCTGCGGGAGCAGGGCGAGCGTTGCTACTTTACCATGGACGCAGGGCCCAATGTCAAGGTGCTCTGCTTGGAGGAAGACCTAGACCATCTGGTGGCTATTTTTGAGAAGGACTACCGGCTTATCGTCTCCAAAACAAAGGACTTGTCAGATGAAAGCTAG
- the mvk gene encoding mevalonate kinase yields the protein MTKKIGVGKAHSKIILMGEHSVVYGYPAISLPLNRIEVTCQVFPSERAWTLYAEDTLSMAVFACLEHLGRQGAKIRCQVESMVPEKRGMGSSAAVSIAAIRAVFDYFEEELDDQTLEILANRAEMIAHMNPSGLDAKTCLSDVAIKFIRNFGFSEIELGLDAFLVIADTGIHGHTREAIRAVESQGQKALPLLQELGNLTKILEKAISIKDLMTMGQAMTKAHEKLAKLGVSCQKADELVAAALENGALGAKMSGGGLGGCVIALVGEKSQAEALAALLREKGAINTWIESL from the coding sequence ATGACAAAAAAAATCGGTGTCGGCAAGGCACACAGTAAAATTATTTTAATGGGAGAGCATTCAGTGGTTTACGGCTATCCGGCCATTTCCCTGCCTCTTAATCGTATCGAAGTGACCTGTCAGGTCTTTCCGTCTGAGCGGGCCTGGACCCTCTACGCTGAGGATACGCTGTCCATGGCTGTTTTTGCCTGTCTAGAACATCTCGGTCGGCAAGGGGCTAAGATTCGCTGTCAGGTGGAGTCCATGGTCCCTGAAAAGAGGGGGATGGGCTCTTCAGCCGCAGTTAGTATTGCGGCTATTCGGGCGGTCTTCGACTACTTTGAGGAAGAATTGGATGACCAAACACTGGAGATTCTAGCCAATCGGGCAGAGATGATTGCCCATATGAATCCCAGCGGGCTTGATGCCAAGACCTGCCTCAGTGATGTAGCTATTAAGTTCATTCGCAACTTTGGTTTCAGTGAAATTGAGCTGGGTCTGGATGCTTTTTTAGTGATTGCAGATACGGGCATTCACGGTCATACCCGCGAAGCCATCCGTGCTGTAGAAAGTCAGGGTCAAAAGGCTCTGCCTTTGCTGCAGGAATTGGGTAATTTAACGAAAATCCTTGAGAAGGCCATTTCTATCAAGGACCTGATGACTATGGGTCAAGCTATGACCAAGGCTCATGAGAAGCTAGCCAAGCTAGGAGTTTCCTGCCAGAAAGCAGATGAGCTGGTAGCGGCAGCTCTTGAAAATGGAGCTTTGGGTGCTAAAATGAGCGGCGGCGGTCTGGGCGGCTGTGTCATTGCTCTTGTAGGAGAAAAAAGTCAGGCGGAGGCCTTAGCCGCCTTATTGAGAGAGAAAGGGGCCATTAATACATGGATCGAAAGCCTGTAA
- a CDS encoding beta-lactamase family protein: MTLEKIISKIQEQLKDGIYPGASLALYQAGQWQEFYFGLADPQEKKATQAGLVYDLASVSKVVGVGTLAAFLYEQGKLELDLPLQHYYSAFHREDVTLRQLLTHTSGLDPFIPNRDQLTAPELKEALNHLTVLEDKTFRYTDVNFLLLGFMLEEIYGQSLNQIFQSQIFQPWGLAETGFGPVPGAVPTVRGVQDGQVHDPKGRVLGRHAGSAGLFSTLRDLEIFLEHYLQDDFAANLTQNFSKEPGKRRSLAWNLEGSWLDHTGYTGTFIMYNREEQKAAIFLSNRTYEKDERAQWILDRNQLMDLIRIEL; encoded by the coding sequence ATGACTCTAGAAAAAATCATCAGTAAAATCCAAGAACAGCTGAAAGACGGCATCTATCCCGGTGCTAGTCTGGCCTTGTATCAAGCTGGCCAGTGGCAGGAATTCTACTTTGGTCTAGCTGATCCGCAAGAAAAAAAGGCAACTCAAGCGGGTTTGGTCTATGACTTGGCTAGCGTCAGCAAGGTGGTCGGAGTTGGCACTCTGGCAGCCTTTTTGTATGAGCAGGGCAAGCTGGAGCTGGATTTGCCCTTGCAGCATTATTATTCGGCCTTTCATCGAGAAGATGTTACCTTGCGTCAGCTTTTGACCCACACATCTGGGCTGGATCCCTTTATTCCCAATCGTGACCAGCTGACAGCTCCTGAGTTGAAAGAAGCACTCAATCATTTGACGGTTCTTGAAGATAAGACCTTCCGCTATACAGATGTGAATTTTCTGCTCTTGGGCTTTATGTTGGAAGAAATCTACGGTCAGTCCTTGAATCAGATTTTTCAAAGTCAAATTTTCCAGCCTTGGGGTTTGGCTGAGACTGGTTTTGGTCCAGTTCCAGGAGCTGTGCCGACCGTTCGCGGTGTCCAGGATGGTCAGGTTCATGACCCTAAGGGACGTGTACTGGGACGACATGCTGGCAGTGCAGGCTTATTTTCCACTCTCAGGGATTTGGAAATATTTCTGGAACATTATCTGCAGGATGACTTTGCGGCCAATCTGACCCAGAATTTTTCTAAAGAGCCGGGTAAAAGGCGCAGTCTAGCCTGGAATCTAGAAGGCAGCTGGCTGGACCACACTGGCTACACGGGAACCTTTATCATGTATAATCGCGAGGAGCAAAAGGCGGCTATTTTTCTGTCCAACCGAACCTATGAAAAAGACGAGCGTGCTCAATGGATCTTAGATCGGAACCAGCTGATGGATCTGATAAGAATAGAACTTTAA
- a CDS encoding proteinase translates to MSANHIIRIIPVLKINNRHLNQEFFVNQLGMKALLEEAAFLSLGDQTKTEKLQLEESPSMRSRRVKGPKKLARIVVKVADAKEIESLLAQKPAWTKLYQGEKGYAFEALSPEGDLVLLHAEENRASLQEVAEVPDFEKQEDFIGLSQFEIETVEIRVPDANAAQEFYSKIENALDFLTFTEAEGQDLQTDNALTWDLTMLKAQVNHLETAVLRPIFEGREVFVPKSDKFLLSQDSSKIELWFEA, encoded by the coding sequence ATGAGCGCGAATCATATTATTAGAATTATCCCTGTATTAAAGATAAATAATCGTCATTTAAATCAAGAATTTTTTGTAAATCAGCTGGGCATGAAGGCCCTTTTAGAGGAAGCTGCTTTTCTGTCCTTGGGAGATCAGACCAAGACTGAGAAACTGCAGCTGGAAGAATCACCCAGTATGCGGTCTCGGCGAGTAAAAGGTCCTAAAAAATTAGCCAGAATCGTTGTCAAGGTTGCAGATGCTAAAGAAATCGAGTCTCTATTGGCTCAAAAGCCTGCTTGGACAAAGCTGTATCAAGGAGAGAAAGGCTATGCTTTTGAAGCCCTGTCGCCAGAAGGCGACCTAGTTCTCCTGCATGCAGAAGAGAATAGAGCAAGTCTGCAAGAAGTGGCGGAGGTTCCTGACTTTGAAAAGCAAGAGGACTTCATCGGTCTTAGTCAATTTGAGATAGAGACAGTAGAAATTCGTGTGCCTGATGCCAATGCAGCCCAAGAATTTTACAGCAAGATTGAAAATGCGCTGGATTTCCTGACATTTACAGAAGCAGAGGGTCAAGACTTGCAGACAGACAATGCCCTAACTTGGGACTTGACCATGCTCAAAGCTCAGGTCAATCATTTAGAAACCGCTGTCCTGCGTCCTATCTTTGAAGGACGCGAGGTCTTTGTACCCAAGTCAGATAAATTCCTGCTGAGTCAGGATTCTAGCAAGATTGAATTGTGGTTTGAAGCATGA